The Methanococcoides methylutens MM1 genome has a window encoding:
- a CDS encoding cytochrome c biogenesis protein, which yields MSDRSFTGKVLPLVAAATMLLAIGMIFFYLPEMKGESGEVLDSSFRIFYFHMPIAITSYLAFTAVFVSSIFYLKSSEYKWDIISRSAAEVGVIFAFLVLVTGSIWAKATWGWYWIWEPRLTTSLALFLVYVAYLLLRQAVDVPDKRARLASVFGILGFVSVPLSFLSIRLWRSAHPLMFGEASYGSGGGLEGTSLQLTLFVNIIAFILVFAATTSYKIGNEKLEEEANKLRSSLR from the coding sequence ATGTCGGATAGGAGCTTTACAGGTAAGGTCTTGCCACTGGTGGCTGCTGCAACCATGCTGCTGGCCATTGGTATGATATTCTTTTACCTTCCGGAGATGAAAGGCGAATCTGGTGAAGTCCTGGACAGCAGTTTCAGGATATTCTATTTCCACATGCCCATTGCAATAACATCCTATCTTGCATTTACAGCGGTCTTCGTATCAAGCATCTTCTATCTTAAGAGCAGTGAATACAAATGGGACATTATTTCACGATCTGCTGCAGAGGTAGGTGTGATCTTTGCATTCCTTGTCCTGGTCACAGGCTCTATCTGGGCAAAGGCAACCTGGGGATGGTATTGGATATGGGAACCACGCCTGACAACCTCGCTTGCACTTTTCCTTGTCTATGTAGCTTACCTGCTATTGCGCCAGGCAGTTGATGTTCCGGACAAACGTGCAAGGCTTGCATCGGTTTTCGGCATATTGGGTTTCGTTTCTGTCCCCCTGAGCTTTCTGTCCATACGCCTGTGGCGCTCAGCACACCCGCTGATGTTCGGTGAAGCTTCCTATGGCTCCGGCGGTGGGCTGGAAGGCACATCTTTGCAGCTGACTCTGTTTGTGAACATAATTGCGTTCATACTCGTCTTTGCAGCTACAACTTCATACAAGATCGGCAATGAGAAGCTTGAGGAAGAAGCCAATAAATTGAGATCGTCTCTCAGATGA
- a CDS encoding heme exporter protein CcmB, which produces MIRILDIAAKDLKEEFRTKQMLNSMVIFSLLVIVIFSISFGSILGSSENVAMVAPGVLWIAFIFAGSIGLSRSFVAELENGCLEGLKLCPVSRSVIYTGKAVANIVLMLIVELITIPLFVVLFNYNIDGLLLLAFVIALGTIGFVCVGTLLSALTVNTRTREILLPVLLLPLVLPVLIPAVMATGSALSGASMWDISQELRLLVVYDVVFFLVAQLVFEYVIQD; this is translated from the coding sequence ATGATACGAATCCTTGATATTGCAGCAAAGGACCTTAAGGAGGAATTCCGCACAAAGCAGATGCTCAATTCCATGGTGATCTTCTCGCTGCTCGTTATAGTCATCTTCAGCATATCCTTCGGATCTATCCTTGGCTCCTCGGAAAATGTGGCAATGGTCGCTCCGGGAGTTCTCTGGATAGCATTCATCTTTGCAGGTTCTATCGGTCTCTCCCGTTCCTTTGTGGCAGAGCTGGAGAACGGTTGCCTTGAAGGACTGAAGCTCTGTCCAGTGAGCAGGTCTGTGATATACACAGGAAAAGCTGTTGCGAACATAGTCCTGATGCTGATAGTGGAACTCATCACGATCCCTCTGTTCGTTGTCCTGTTCAATTACAACATAGATGGTCTGTTATTGCTGGCTTTTGTGATAGCTCTTGGAACCATTGGTTTTGTCTGTGTGGGCACACTGCTCTCGGCACTGACTGTGAACACCCGCACCCGTGAGATACTGCTTCCGGTACTGTTGTTACCGCTGGTGTTACCGGTGCTGATCCCTGCTGTGATGGCAACGGGAAGTGCACTTTCAGGTGCATCGATGTGGGATATTTCACAGGAGCTGAGGTTGCTGGTCGTTTATGATGTTGTGTTCTTCCTTGTGGCACAACTGGTCTTCGAATATGTGATACAGGATTGA
- a CDS encoding ABC transporter ATP-binding protein, which translates to MDSILSLSNVSKSYGNFPVLNDIDLDIKKGEFVAILGPNGAGKTTLVKIMSTLSSPSEGSVEISGHNVADDSASVRSMIGVISHETHLYNDLTAEENLRFFGKMYGIGSDDLENRIDELLEQVELIGRADDRVSTFSRGMKQRLSIARSLIHEPQLLFLDEPYTGLDQHASLTFDKVLEELDPQDTTRVMVTHDITNTFKICSRVLILNGGRIVFDSPMSDIGSAEELKEIYLSKVSNHISV; encoded by the coding sequence ATGGATAGTATACTGTCACTAAGCAATGTTTCTAAAAGCTACGGGAATTTTCCTGTTCTCAATGACATTGACCTGGACATAAAAAAAGGTGAATTCGTTGCCATACTCGGTCCCAACGGGGCAGGCAAGACAACCCTTGTTAAGATCATGTCCACTCTGTCCTCTCCTTCGGAAGGGTCAGTAGAGATTAGCGGACATAACGTTGCAGACGATTCGGCTTCAGTAAGAAGCATGATCGGAGTGATCTCCCATGAAACTCATCTGTACAACGACCTTACAGCAGAGGAGAATCTGCGTTTCTTCGGGAAGATGTATGGGATCGGTTCAGATGACCTAGAAAATCGTATCGATGAGCTTCTGGAACAAGTAGAACTTATCGGCAGGGCGGATGACAGAGTATCTACTTTTTCCAGAGGGATGAAACAGCGGCTTTCCATTGCAAGGTCACTGATACATGAACCGCAACTACTGTTCCTCGATGAGCCATATACAGGGCTGGACCAGCATGCAAGCCTGACCTTTGATAAGGTCCTTGAGGAGCTTGATCCTCAGGACACCACAAGGGTGATGGTGACCCATGATATTACGAACACGTTCAAAATATGCAGTCGTGTCCTGATACTGAATGGCGGAAGGATCGTCTTCGACAGTCCCATGTCTGACATAGGTTCCGCGGAAGAGCTAAAAGAGATCTACCTATCTAAGGTAAGCAATCACATTTCAGTATGA
- a CDS encoding TIGR00269 family protein, which produces MPIKCMKCNRDAIIFQKYSGMHLCKKHFIEDVERKIKLTIRKQYNVEKGDIIAVALSGGKDSVVLLHVLHKIFSKRRDVELVAITIDEGIEGYREDTLRKARELTSELGVRHIVRSFKDEYGKTLDELTAQERELGACSYCGVLRKSLMNKIANEIGANKLATGHNLDDEAQTVMMNHLGGDVERMIRLSPPRALEGLVLRAKPLRKVPEKEVALYAIVNELPFDMSECPYAHEALRGEVRDMINEFEVKHPGTKYSILRGFDKVVGILGKEFPQAELTDCRICGEPCTADLCQACKLLGRS; this is translated from the coding sequence ATGCCCATAAAATGTATGAAATGTAATAGGGATGCCATTATTTTCCAGAAGTACTCAGGCATGCACCTTTGCAAGAAACATTTCATTGAAGATGTGGAACGCAAGATCAAACTTACCATCCGAAAACAGTACAATGTCGAAAAGGGTGACATCATTGCCGTTGCACTTAGCGGAGGCAAGGACAGTGTTGTCCTGTTGCACGTACTCCACAAGATATTCAGCAAAAGGCGGGATGTGGAACTCGTTGCGATCACCATTGACGAGGGCATTGAAGGCTACAGGGAAGATACACTTAGAAAGGCAAGGGAACTCACATCCGAGCTTGGTGTCAGGCACATTGTACGCTCTTTTAAGGACGAATACGGCAAGACACTGGATGAACTCACAGCACAAGAGAGAGAGCTTGGTGCATGCAGTTACTGCGGTGTACTGAGGAAGTCCCTGATGAACAAGATCGCGAATGAGATTGGAGCGAACAAACTTGCCACCGGTCACAACCTGGACGATGAGGCCCAGACCGTCATGATGAACCATCTGGGAGGCGATGTGGAGCGGATGATACGCCTGTCACCGCCAAGGGCACTGGAAGGTCTTGTGCTTCGTGCAAAACCTTTGCGCAAGGTCCCTGAGAAAGAGGTTGCACTTTACGCTATTGTGAACGAGCTTCCGTTTGATATGAGTGAATGCCCGTATGCCCATGAGGCCCTCAGGGGAGAGGTCAGGGACATGATCAATGAGTTCGAGGTAAAGCACCCTGGAACCAAGTACTCGATCCTCAGAGGCTTTGACAAGGTCGTAGGAATACTCGGGAAAGAATTCCCACAGGCAGAGCTCACGGATTGCAGAATATGCGGAGAGCCATGCACAGCTGACCTTTGCCAGGCATGCAAGTTGCTTGGGCGAAGCTGA
- a CDS encoding 2-thiouracil desulfurase family protein: protein MEEKNGKEILVIGHCLANVHSRLKGIKAPPKMEICSRNVIQLPCPEMIYLGTARREITKDQLETPNYKRFCRSLFEPFADMIEQFYQEGYSIKLLGVPKSPSCGAETTTIGGPCGRVDEFTHENVEGMGVFYEEIMQELGERGVFFEMCDA from the coding sequence ATGGAAGAAAAGAATGGAAAAGAGATACTGGTCATCGGACATTGCCTTGCAAATGTGCATTCCCGCCTCAAGGGCATCAAAGCTCCGCCTAAGATGGAGATATGCAGCAGGAACGTGATCCAGCTACCATGCCCTGAAATGATCTACCTTGGGACTGCAAGAAGGGAGATAACAAAGGATCAGCTTGAGACCCCTAACTACAAACGCTTTTGCCGCTCTCTTTTCGAACCCTTCGCAGACATGATAGAACAATTCTACCAGGAAGGTTACTCCATTAAGTTGCTCGGCGTCCCAAAAAGCCCTTCATGTGGTGCAGAAACCACAACAATAGGTGGGCCTTGCGGTCGTGTCGATGAATTTACACATGAGAATGTTGAAGGCATGGGAGTGTTCTACGAAGAGATCATGCAGGAACTTGGAGAAAGAGGCGTATTCTTCGAAATGTGCGATGCTTGA
- a CDS encoding class I SAM-dependent methyltransferase, whose amino-acid sequence MPNTMPFERYTSRYEKWFEDNAPVYNSELKALRANMPSFSRGVEIGVGSGRFAAPLDIHLGLDPSPRMLDISRERGIEVVRGVAEKLPFTDSSFDLVMMTTTICFLDDIESAFREVNRILMPGGSFVIGFIDRNSPVGRSYQEKSSSNVFYELATFYSVEDVVYLLKEAGFDDPVCTQMIFSELKNVGEMEPVLPGHGQGSFVVISAVKLSDMQ is encoded by the coding sequence ATGCCAAACACAATGCCATTCGAAAGGTACACTTCCAGGTATGAAAAGTGGTTCGAGGATAATGCTCCTGTCTACAACTCAGAGCTGAAGGCATTGAGGGCCAACATGCCATCCTTTTCAAGAGGTGTGGAGATAGGTGTTGGGAGTGGAAGGTTTGCAGCACCGCTGGATATTCATCTGGGTCTGGACCCCTCGCCTCGCATGTTGGATATATCCCGGGAAAGAGGAATTGAGGTTGTTCGTGGTGTGGCTGAAAAGCTTCCTTTTACAGATTCCAGCTTTGACCTTGTAATGATGACCACAACGATCTGTTTCCTTGATGATATTGAATCCGCGTTCAGGGAAGTGAATAGGATTTTGATGCCCGGTGGTTCCTTTGTTATTGGATTTATAGACAGGAACAGTCCTGTTGGCAGATCATACCAGGAAAAAAGTTCCAGCAATGTTTTTTATGAACTTGCAACCTTCTATTCTGTGGAAGATGTCGTGTACCTTCTCAAAGAAGCCGGGTTTGATGATCCCGTCTGCACACAGATGATCTTTAGTGAACTGAAGAATGTGGGGGAGATGGAGCCAGTGCTACCCGGTCATGGCCAGGGCTCTTTTGTGGTGATCAGTGCTGTGAAATTAAGTGATATGCAATGA
- a CDS encoding sodium-translocating pyrophosphatase, with protein sequence MESLIYLAPLAGIVSLVFAAFFASRVLKEGTGSKEMQEISLAIQEGAMAYLNRQYKTVAVVAIILAALMFFLLGDDSGKIAIGFIVGAAASALAGYVGMNVSVRANVRTAHAASKSLQEAMSVAFRGGAVTGLAVVGLALLGTSGFYIIFGDVDLVVGFGFGASLISLFARVGGGIFTKAADVGADLVGKVEAGIPEDDPRNAGVIADNVGDNVGDCAGMGADLFETYVVTVLASMLLGSLILETYPNAILYPLTLGSVAIFASIISIFFVKVGSDGKIMKALYKGVAVSAILSLIAFYFVTDALMGDMRLYYASIVGIIIMVLMVIFTEYYTSTSFRPVKTIAGASETGAGTNVISGLAIGFESTALPLIIIVAGILASYFVVGGAADPAMGVYGIAIAAAAMLSTTGMIVALDSYGPITDNAGGIAEMAHMPEEVRNITDALDAVGNTTKAVTKGYAIGSAALGALALFADYRHKVHLEAGSLSLDNPVVLVGLLIGGLLPFLFTAVTMRAVGTAAFGIVNEVRRQFREIPGIMEGTAKPEYGKCVDIVTAAAIREMAIPGILAIFVPLLVGFVLGPEALGGLLIGIIVAGLLLAMTMNNGGGAWDNAKKLIEDGEHGGKGSDAHKAAVVGDTVGDPFKDTSGPALNALIKVVNMIAILFSSLFIGRGLF encoded by the coding sequence ATGGAGAGTTTAATTTACCTTGCCCCTCTGGCAGGTATCGTAAGCTTGGTGTTTGCTGCATTCTTTGCCTCCCGTGTCCTGAAGGAAGGAACCGGTTCAAAGGAGATGCAGGAGATCTCACTTGCGATCCAGGAGGGTGCTATGGCTTATCTGAACCGTCAGTATAAGACCGTAGCTGTAGTAGCAATTATTCTTGCTGCGCTTATGTTCTTCCTTCTGGGAGATGACAGTGGCAAGATCGCAATCGGATTCATCGTTGGTGCAGCTGCATCCGCACTTGCCGGATATGTTGGAATGAACGTATCTGTCAGGGCTAATGTCAGAACAGCACACGCAGCTTCAAAAAGCTTGCAGGAAGCAATGTCCGTCGCATTCCGCGGTGGAGCTGTAACAGGACTTGCAGTAGTAGGTCTTGCATTGCTTGGTACAAGTGGTTTCTACATCATTTTCGGTGATGTTGATCTTGTAGTCGGATTCGGTTTCGGTGCAAGTCTTATCAGCCTTTTCGCAAGGGTCGGTGGGGGTATCTTCACAAAGGCCGCTGACGTAGGCGCTGACCTTGTTGGTAAGGTCGAGGCTGGTATTCCTGAGGATGACCCAAGGAACGCTGGTGTCATTGCTGACAACGTGGGTGACAATGTTGGTGACTGTGCTGGAATGGGTGCTGATCTGTTCGAGACATATGTCGTTACTGTCCTCGCATCAATGCTTCTTGGATCACTTATCCTTGAAACATATCCAAATGCTATCCTTTACCCATTGACCCTCGGTTCAGTGGCTATTTTCGCATCCATCATTTCCATCTTCTTCGTGAAGGTAGGCAGCGACGGAAAGATCATGAAAGCACTCTATAAAGGAGTTGCAGTATCAGCAATTCTTAGTCTGATCGCATTCTACTTCGTCACCGATGCCCTTATGGGCGACATGAGATTATACTACGCATCCATTGTGGGTATCATCATAATGGTATTGATGGTAATCTTTACAGAGTACTACACTTCCACAAGCTTCCGTCCGGTCAAGACAATTGCCGGAGCATCCGAAACCGGTGCAGGTACAAATGTCATCTCCGGTCTTGCAATTGGATTCGAAAGTACTGCACTTCCACTTATCATCATCGTTGCAGGTATCCTTGCATCCTACTTCGTAGTAGGCGGAGCAGCTGATCCTGCAATGGGTGTTTACGGTATTGCTATTGCAGCAGCAGCAATGTTGTCAACAACCGGTATGATCGTGGCTCTTGACTCATACGGCCCTATCACCGACAATGCTGGTGGTATCGCTGAGATGGCACATATGCCAGAAGAAGTACGTAATATCACTGATGCACTTGATGCAGTAGGAAACACCACAAAGGCAGTAACAAAGGGTTACGCAATTGGTTCCGCAGCACTTGGTGCACTGGCACTTTTCGCAGATTACAGGCACAAGGTACACCTCGAGGCAGGTTCACTCAGCCTTGACAATCCTGTCGTTCTCGTTGGTCTGCTCATCGGAGGACTTCTCCCATTCCTGTTCACTGCTGTCACAATGAGAGCAGTAGGAACTGCAGCATTCGGTATCGTAAACGAAGTTCGCCGCCAGTTCAGGGAGATCCCTGGTATCATGGAAGGCACCGCAAAGCCAGAATACGGTAAGTGTGTGGACATCGTTACCGCAGCAGCTATCCGTGAAATGGCAATTCCAGGTATCCTTGCTATCTTCGTTCCACTTTTAGTTGGATTCGTGCTTGGTCCGGAAGCCCTTGGTGGATTGCTTATCGGTATCATCGTTGCTGGTCTTCTCCTTGCTATGACCATGAACAATGGTGGAGGAGCATGGGATAATGCAAAGAAGCTTATCGAAGACGGTGAACACGGCGGAAAGGGTTCCGATGCTCACAAGGCAGCAGTTGTCGGTGACACAGTTGGTGACCCATTCAAGGACACATCAGGTCCTGCTCTTAACGCACTGATCAAGGTAGTTAACATGATCGCGATCCTGTTCTCTTCCCTGTTCATCGGAAGAGGCCTGTTCTAA
- the acs gene encoding acetate--CoA ligase encodes MTETIESLLKEQKRYYPPEEFVRNANMNDPQIYEKAEEDFEGFWEELAYNIDWFEKWDTVLEWQPPHAKWFTGAKLNASYNCLDRHISKHGDKTALIWEGEMENSATYTYRELLDATARFAAALKEMGIKKGDVVTIYLPMIPEAVISMLACSRIGAPHSVVFAGFSADALAQRMNDSNSHYLITCDGYFHKGKLIEQKEKADIGLENCNCVEKVIVTNHAANAIAMKEDRDIWWDELIHNVDSECEPEHMDAEDILFLMYTSGTTGKPKGVVHTTGGYMVGTNVTSKWIFDLKDDDIYWCTADVGWITGHSYLVYGPLSNGATIVMHEGAPDYPDKGRFWDIVEKYGVTIFYTAPTAIRTFMKWGDDIPAKYDMSSLRLLGSVGEPINPKAWLWYYEVIGNSRCPIVDTWWQTETGMIMISPLPGLTTMKPGTATRPFPGIKASVLDDDGNEVPEGNGGSLAIERPWPSMIRTINGDEQRFLDTYWSKWGTDHYLAGDGARRDKDGYFWVLGRLDDVIKVSGHRLGTMEIESSLVSHKAVAEAAVDGKTDEIKGEVVVAYVILEADAEASDELKQELKEHVVEEIGPIARPKQIIFTDDLPKTRSGKIMRRVLKAITNDTEVGDITTLQDPAVVEELKRKVNELREH; translated from the coding sequence ATGACAGAAACAATTGAATCATTGCTCAAAGAACAGAAAAGGTACTATCCACCGGAAGAATTTGTCAGAAATGCTAACATGAACGACCCTCAGATATATGAGAAGGCAGAAGAGGACTTTGAGGGATTCTGGGAAGAGCTTGCCTACAATATAGACTGGTTTGAAAAGTGGGACACAGTCCTTGAATGGCAGCCACCTCACGCAAAGTGGTTCACCGGTGCGAAACTGAATGCCTCCTACAACTGTCTTGACCGTCATATCTCAAAACATGGTGACAAAACAGCCCTGATATGGGAAGGTGAAATGGAGAATTCAGCAACCTATACGTACAGGGAACTTCTGGACGCTACTGCTCGATTTGCTGCTGCACTAAAGGAAATGGGGATAAAGAAGGGCGATGTTGTAACGATATATCTTCCAATGATACCCGAAGCAGTAATATCCATGCTTGCATGTTCCAGGATCGGTGCACCCCACAGTGTTGTCTTTGCAGGGTTCTCTGCAGATGCCCTTGCACAACGTATGAACGATTCTAATAGCCATTATCTCATCACATGTGATGGATACTTCCACAAAGGAAAACTCATTGAACAAAAAGAAAAGGCAGACATCGGTCTTGAAAATTGTAATTGTGTGGAGAAGGTGATCGTAACCAACCATGCTGCTAATGCCATCGCTATGAAAGAGGACAGGGACATCTGGTGGGACGAACTGATCCACAATGTAGATTCGGAATGTGAACCCGAACACATGGATGCAGAGGACATACTTTTCCTTATGTACACAAGCGGTACAACCGGAAAGCCAAAGGGAGTTGTCCATACCACCGGTGGATATATGGTAGGTACAAATGTAACATCCAAATGGATATTCGACCTGAAAGATGATGATATTTACTGGTGTACTGCCGATGTTGGATGGATCACAGGTCATTCCTACCTTGTATACGGTCCACTCTCCAATGGTGCGACCATTGTAATGCATGAAGGTGCACCTGACTATCCCGACAAAGGCAGGTTCTGGGACATCGTGGAAAAATATGGTGTTACTATATTCTACACAGCACCTACTGCAATACGTACATTCATGAAATGGGGAGATGACATCCCTGCAAAGTATGATATGTCCTCCCTGCGCCTGCTTGGAAGCGTTGGTGAACCTATCAACCCAAAGGCATGGTTATGGTACTATGAGGTCATCGGCAATTCCAGATGTCCGATAGTAGATACATGGTGGCAGACCGAGACAGGCATGATAATGATAAGTCCGCTACCCGGGCTCACCACCATGAAACCGGGTACTGCAACCAGACCATTCCCGGGAATCAAAGCATCTGTGCTTGATGATGACGGAAATGAGGTTCCTGAAGGTAATGGTGGCTCTCTTGCCATTGAGAGACCGTGGCCAAGCATGATCAGGACGATAAACGGTGATGAGCAGAGATTCCTGGACACCTACTGGAGCAAGTGGGGCACAGACCACTACCTTGCAGGAGATGGTGCACGAAGGGACAAGGACGGTTACTTCTGGGTACTCGGCCGCCTGGACGATGTGATCAAGGTTTCAGGACACAGACTAGGCACCATGGAGATCGAAAGTTCACTCGTATCACATAAGGCAGTTGCAGAAGCTGCTGTTGATGGAAAAACTGATGAGATCAAGGGAGAAGTCGTTGTGGCCTATGTCATACTGGAAGCAGATGCAGAAGCCAGTGATGAACTCAAGCAGGAACTAAAGGAGCATGTGGTGGAAGAGATCGGACCCATAGCCCGCCCGAAGCAGATCATCTTCACGGACGATCTTCCAAAGACAAGAAGCGGAAAGATCATGAGACGTGTCCTGAAAGCCATTACCAATGACACGGAAGTTGGAGACATTACGACCCTCCAGGACCCTGCTGTTGTCGAGGAGCTCAAAAGAAAAGTTAATGAGCTAAGGGAGCATTGA
- the pyrF gene encoding orotidine-5'-phosphate decarboxylase: MEKKNCLILALDVTDRENALRIANEVSEYVDSIKVGYPLVLGEGLGIVKELAELAPVIADFKVADIPNTDRLICEHVFNAGADAIITHGFTGRDSLDSCVKVAEEYDRDVYVVTEMSHPGGVEFFRPVAETIAQMAADAGATGVVAPATRPERVRDIRKIIGDDLHIISPGVGAQGGSAADVINAGADWVIVGRSIYNSNSPADAAMKICNEMKC, translated from the coding sequence ATGGAAAAGAAGAACTGCCTTATACTTGCCCTCGACGTGACGGACAGGGAAAATGCCCTTCGTATTGCAAATGAAGTATCCGAATATGTGGATTCCATCAAGGTCGGATATCCACTCGTACTCGGAGAAGGGCTGGGCATCGTTAAAGAATTAGCTGAACTTGCACCTGTTATTGCAGATTTTAAGGTGGCCGACATACCAAATACCGACCGCCTGATCTGCGAACATGTTTTCAACGCCGGAGCAGATGCGATCATAACACACGGATTCACAGGTCGTGACAGCCTGGATTCCTGTGTGAAGGTGGCAGAGGAATATGACAGGGATGTCTACGTTGTAACAGAGATGAGCCACCCCGGAGGCGTGGAGTTCTTCCGCCCTGTTGCAGAGACCATTGCACAAATGGCTGCAGATGCCGGAGCTACAGGTGTTGTCGCACCTGCCACAAGACCTGAAAGGGTAAGGGATATACGCAAGATCATCGGAGACGACCTGCACATAATCTCGCCTGGCGTAGGTGCACAGGGAGGCAGTGCTGCCGATGTGATCAATGCCGGCGCTGACTGGGTGATCGTCGGACGTAGCATCTATAACTCCAATTCGCCTGCTGATGCTGCTATGAAAATATGCAATGAGATGAAATGCTGA